Proteins encoded in a region of the Nocardia asteroides genome:
- a CDS encoding phosphotransferase family protein gives MSATEAAAVRPEDAFDVAAAHTWLAGQVPGLAEPPQVRQFSGGASNLTYLLRYPDRDLILRRPPTGKKAASAHDMGREFLVQQRLRPHYRYVPRMVARCADADVIGSEFYVMERVAGTILRGDLPEGMSLSPDQARRLSTAAFDCLIELHEVDPVAAGLTGIGRGAGYVGRQVAGWSRRFVDARTDNVGDFAAVMAWLDANQPADVATTVIHNDFRLDNLVLDPSGSGAIVGVLDWEMATLGDPLMDLGGALAYWVQADDDEVMRASRRQPSHLPGMLTRAQIVEHYCARTGRSAENWPFYEVFGLFRLAVIAQQIYYRYHHGQTTNPAFEDFWMLINYLDWRCRKVAGLE, from the coding sequence GTGAGCGCCACGGAGGCCGCCGCCGTCCGGCCGGAGGACGCCTTCGACGTCGCCGCCGCGCACACCTGGCTCGCCGGCCAGGTGCCCGGTCTGGCCGAGCCGCCGCAGGTGCGCCAATTCTCCGGTGGCGCATCCAATCTGACGTATCTGCTGCGCTACCCGGACCGCGACTTGATCCTGCGCCGCCCGCCGACCGGCAAGAAGGCGGCTTCCGCGCACGACATGGGCCGGGAGTTCCTGGTGCAGCAGCGGTTGCGCCCGCACTATCGTTACGTCCCGCGGATGGTGGCCCGGTGCGCCGACGCTGATGTGATCGGCAGCGAGTTCTATGTGATGGAGCGCGTGGCCGGCACGATTCTGCGCGGCGATCTGCCGGAGGGCATGAGCCTGTCTCCCGACCAGGCGCGGCGATTGTCCACCGCGGCTTTCGACTGCTTGATCGAACTGCACGAGGTGGATCCGGTGGCCGCCGGACTGACCGGCATCGGGCGGGGCGCGGGCTATGTCGGCCGCCAGGTCGCGGGCTGGTCGCGGCGCTTCGTCGACGCCCGCACCGACAATGTCGGCGATTTCGCCGCGGTGATGGCCTGGCTCGACGCCAACCAGCCCGCGGACGTCGCCACCACCGTCATCCACAACGACTTCCGCCTCGACAATCTGGTGCTCGACCCGTCGGGCTCGGGCGCGATCGTCGGCGTACTCGACTGGGAGATGGCGACCCTGGGCGATCCGCTGATGGATCTCGGTGGCGCGCTGGCCTACTGGGTGCAGGCCGACGACGACGAGGTCATGCGGGCTTCCCGCCGCCAACCCAGTCACCTGCCCGGCATGCTCACGCGGGCCCAGATCGTCGAACACTACTGCGCGCGCACCGGCCGTTCCGCCGAGAACTGGCCGTTCTACGAGGTTTTCGGATTGTTCCGCCTAGCCGTCATCGCGCAGCAGATCTACTACCGCTACCACCACGGGCAGACCACCAACCCGGCGTTCGAGGACTTCTGGATGCTGATCAACTACCTGGACTGGCGCTGCCGGAAGGTCGCCGGGCTCGAGTAG